The Clostridium sp. AWRP genome has a window encoding:
- a CDS encoding PBSX family phage terminase large subunit, whose protein sequence is MRKKKQSRGFKFQPFSMKQKKLLFFWEKGSPFADRDMVIADGAIRSGKTIAMICSFLRWSLKHFSGENFILTGKTIGALKRNVIEPMQQILNSWGIKYEFNRSENYIVVGDNTYYMYGANNEKSQDRLQGLTAAGVFADEVALFPQNFVDQMIGRCSVEGAKIFMNCNPGSPYHFIKTEFIDKAEEKNILYMHFTMDDNLSLSERVKERFRSMFTGVFFKRYILGLWIQAEGLIYDMFDEVKHKVHTVFRDYKEYYISCDYGTQNATTFLLWGKCLEKWYLINEYYYSGRDKEKQKADDEYYEDLVDFAGDRKIEAVVIDPSAASFIALIKKKGKFKVKRAKNDVLEGIRNVASALNGNLLQFNDCCKNTFMEFLSYIWDEKAVERGEDKPLKIMDHTMDAVRYFVNTILYKDSGVSVFK, encoded by the coding sequence ATGAGGAAGAAAAAACAAAGTAGGGGCTTTAAATTCCAGCCATTTTCAATGAAACAAAAGAAACTATTATTTTTTTGGGAAAAGGGTTCCCCATTTGCTGATAGAGATATGGTAATAGCTGATGGAGCTATAAGATCAGGTAAAACTATTGCTATGATATGCAGCTTTTTAAGGTGGTCCCTAAAACATTTTAGTGGTGAAAATTTTATTCTTACGGGTAAAACTATAGGGGCACTAAAAAGGAATGTTATAGAACCCATGCAGCAGATATTAAATTCCTGGGGAATTAAATATGAATTTAATAGGTCAGAAAATTATATTGTTGTTGGTGATAATACTTATTATATGTATGGTGCTAATAATGAAAAATCACAGGACAGGCTTCAAGGTTTAACGGCTGCAGGAGTATTTGCTGATGAAGTAGCATTGTTTCCTCAAAATTTTGTTGACCAGATGATAGGACGATGCTCAGTTGAAGGTGCTAAAATCTTTATGAATTGTAACCCGGGTTCACCTTATCATTTTATAAAAACTGAATTTATAGATAAAGCCGAAGAGAAAAATATACTTTATATGCATTTTACTATGGATGATAACTTAAGTCTTTCAGAAAGAGTCAAGGAAAGGTTTAGAAGTATGTTTACAGGGGTATTTTTTAAGCGTTATATATTAGGCTTATGGATACAAGCTGAAGGGTTGATATATGACATGTTTGATGAGGTTAAACATAAAGTTCATACAGTGTTTAGAGATTATAAGGAATACTATATTAGTTGTGATTATGGTACACAGAATGCAACTACTTTTCTTTTATGGGGTAAGTGTTTAGAGAAATGGTACTTGATAAATGAATATTATTACTCAGGAAGAGATAAAGAAAAGCAAAAAGCAGATGATGAATATTATGAAGATTTAGTTGATTTTGCAGGAGATAGAAAAATAGAAGCTGTAGTAATAGATCCTAGTGCAGCCAGCTTTATAGCCTTAATAAAGAAAAAAGGAAAATTTAAAGTTAAAAGGGCTAAGAATGATGTACTAGAAGGAATAAGAAATGTAGCAAGTGCGTTAAATGGAAACTTGCTGCAGTTTAATGATTGCTGTAAAAATACTTTTATGGAATTCTTATCCTATATTTGGGATGAAAAAGCTGTTGAACGTGGAGAGGATAAACCGTTAAAAATTATGGATCATACAATGGATGCTGTAAGATATTTTGTTAATACAATATTATATAAAGATTCTGGTGTGTCAGTATTTAAGTAA
- a CDS encoding AAA family ATPase — protein MSKSIFLERLILKNFKGLKNLDIKFSDTTNIYGDNGTGKTSVFDAFTWLLFDKDSRDMSKFDVQPLDKSNNAIHMLETEVEAVLKIDGEKTVFKKVLKEKWIKPKGKSESELKGVTTAYYIDGVPKKQGQYKKKISSIIPEDIFKLVTNPLYFSTSMKWQERKKVLMDILGEVTDENVIDFKENLKPLKNLLINKSIDELKESINASRKKLIKDKESIPARVDELSMTIKEDIDFETLEDAKQKIDLKIKSVEKQIMDKSEVNVEIFKKKEDMYGLKSRLKDIQYEEIKKAESSKDGIEEELCSVNDEITHIKFDIKLFETEKYNDLKAIKEIENDVDNLRGKWYEENNKIFEFPKNARICPLCKRAFSDEDVEKHRNELEENFNKSKAKVLEDITREGTNKAYDLKKYRNRMSENDIALKNAKEKLENLSNKKIDLQSNISSFKVNIDLDSNKEYRNIQNQIKMLEAELCKPIEKSLQIDELKEKRKSLESELEQINHELGYKEINIKIRSRIGELMDQEKILTQQIVELEKQEFMCNEFIKTKVQLMESGINSKFKYVKFRFFKTQVNGGIDEDCEPLVEGVPFSTNLNFGARINAGIDIINTLSNHYKIKAPIFIDNRESTTKLIETDLQIVNLFVSVADKNLRVENTSLKQVEGPGF, from the coding sequence TTGAGTAAATCAATATTTTTAGAAAGATTAATTCTTAAGAATTTTAAAGGCCTTAAGAATTTGGATATAAAGTTTTCAGATACAACTAATATTTATGGGGATAATGGAACAGGCAAGACTAGCGTATTTGATGCATTTACTTGGCTCTTATTTGATAAAGACAGCAGGGATATGAGTAAATTTGATGTACAGCCGCTAGATAAAAGTAATAATGCAATTCATATGCTTGAAACGGAAGTTGAGGCAGTACTTAAGATAGATGGAGAAAAAACAGTTTTTAAAAAGGTATTGAAGGAAAAGTGGATTAAGCCAAAGGGAAAATCCGAATCGGAACTAAAAGGTGTAACTACGGCTTATTATATTGATGGTGTACCTAAAAAGCAAGGTCAATATAAAAAGAAAATAAGCAGCATTATTCCTGAAGATATATTCAAATTAGTAACTAATCCTTTATATTTTAGTACAAGCATGAAATGGCAGGAGAGGAAAAAGGTTTTAATGGATATTTTAGGAGAAGTTACAGATGAAAATGTTATTGATTTTAAAGAAAATCTAAAACCGTTAAAAAATCTATTGATAAATAAAAGTATAGATGAATTGAAAGAAAGTATAAATGCGTCAAGAAAAAAGTTAATTAAAGACAAAGAGTCAATACCTGCAAGAGTTGATGAATTAAGTATGACAATAAAAGAAGATATTGACTTTGAAACACTAGAGGATGCAAAACAAAAAATAGATTTAAAAATAAAAAGTGTAGAAAAGCAGATTATGGATAAATCAGAAGTAAATGTTGAAATATTCAAGAAAAAGGAAGATATGTATGGACTTAAATCCAGACTCAAAGATATTCAATATGAAGAAATTAAAAAAGCTGAAAGTAGCAAAGATGGGATTGAAGAAGAATTATGTAGTGTTAATGATGAAATAACTCATATTAAATTTGATATTAAATTATTTGAAACTGAGAAATATAATGATTTGAAGGCAATAAAAGAAATAGAAAATGATGTAGATAATTTAAGAGGTAAGTGGTATGAGGAAAATAATAAGATATTTGAATTTCCTAAAAATGCACGCATATGTCCTCTTTGTAAAAGAGCATTTTCTGATGAGGATGTTGAAAAACATAGAAATGAGTTAGAAGAAAACTTTAATAAAAGTAAAGCAAAAGTCCTTGAAGATATAACTAGGGAAGGTACCAATAAGGCTTATGATCTTAAAAAATATAGAAATAGGATGTCTGAAAATGATATTGCATTAAAAAATGCAAAGGAAAAGTTAGAAAACCTAAGTAATAAAAAGATTGACTTACAAAGCAATATTAGTAGCTTCAAGGTGAATATTGACCTTGATAGCAATAAAGAATACAGGAATATACAAAACCAGATAAAAATGCTTGAAGCTGAGTTATGTAAGCCAATAGAAAAAAGCTTACAGATTGATGAATTGAAAGAAAAAAGAAAGTCCCTTGAAAGTGAACTTGAACAAATTAATCATGAACTGGGATATAAAGAGATCAATATTAAAATTAGATCAAGAATTGGAGAACTTATGGATCAAGAAAAAATTTTAACTCAACAAATTGTAGAGTTAGAAAAACAGGAATTTATGTGTAATGAATTTATAAAAACTAAAGTTCAACTTATGGAATCTGGTATTAATTCTAAATTCAAGTATGTAAAGTTTAGATTCTTTAAAACTCAGGTTAATGGAGGAATTGATGAAGATTGTGAGCCTCTCGTGGAAGGTGTGCCATTTTCAACAAATTTGAATTTCGGTGCAAGGATTAATGCTGGAATTGACATTATAAATACATTATCAAATCATTATAAAATTAAAGCTCCAATCTTTATAGATAATAGGGAGAGTACTACAAAGCTTATAGAGACTGATTTGCAAATAGTTAACCTTTTTGTAAGTGTTGCAGATAAGAACTTACGAGTTGAAAATACATCACTTAAACAAGTAGAAGGACCAGGCTTTTGA
- a CDS encoding phage portal protein, producing MIFNFKPKVPAMNQEEIIKEFIAEFDKSDKRKNMLIGQAYYENRNDINNRDKFCYVNKQKVVDETKVNNKLSHAFMKLMVDEKVGYLLGKPPRYTSLNDKFQQKIDEILDENFDDILNESGVEASNKGISWLQVYIDDDEKLSFKLIPSEQVVPLWKDTAHSKLQAVIRYYYVTVYEGKNKKDVLKVEYWDDKTVMYYTDYNGKLIPDVEANETTEPIGHYLKDGEYYGWGKIPFIVIKNNSEELNDLTFVKYLIDDYDLNTSDTSNNLAEIQSLIYVLKNYGGQDIGEFIQDLRYYKAIKVEGDGGVDSLNSNLNIDAVEKHLDRLKKDIYQFGQCVNMDTDKFGANPSGVALKFLYTGLDLKCNNFERKLKSAFKSIFWFISEYLKLKKEGDFDCTSARVNFNRSIIANETETIQNCQKSKGIVSDKTIIEHHPWVNNVTEEEQRLSNNMSKN from the coding sequence ATGATATTTAATTTTAAACCTAAAGTTCCAGCAATGAATCAGGAAGAAATTATAAAAGAATTCATTGCCGAATTTGATAAATCAGATAAAAGAAAAAACATGCTTATAGGTCAGGCTTACTATGAAAATAGAAATGATATAAATAATAGAGACAAGTTTTGTTATGTGAACAAACAAAAGGTAGTAGATGAAACTAAAGTAAATAATAAATTAAGTCATGCATTTATGAAACTGATGGTAGACGAAAAGGTTGGATATCTTTTAGGCAAACCGCCAAGATATACTTCTTTAAATGATAAATTTCAACAAAAAATAGATGAAATATTGGATGAAAACTTTGATGATATCCTGAATGAGTCCGGAGTTGAGGCAAGTAACAAGGGAATTTCATGGTTGCAAGTATATATTGATGATGACGAAAAATTAAGTTTTAAGCTAATTCCAAGCGAACAAGTTGTTCCTTTGTGGAAAGATACAGCACATTCCAAACTGCAAGCTGTAATTAGATATTACTATGTTACTGTGTATGAAGGTAAAAATAAAAAAGATGTACTTAAGGTAGAATATTGGGATGATAAAACTGTTATGTATTACACAGATTATAATGGAAAACTTATTCCTGATGTAGAAGCCAATGAAACGACGGAGCCTATAGGGCATTATCTAAAGGATGGTGAATATTATGGATGGGGCAAAATACCATTTATAGTAATTAAGAATAATAGTGAAGAACTTAATGATTTAACCTTTGTTAAATATCTAATTGATGATTATGATTTAAATACCAGTGATACAAGTAACAATCTTGCTGAAATACAATCACTTATATATGTATTAAAAAATTATGGAGGACAGGATATTGGAGAATTTATACAGGATTTAAGATATTACAAGGCAATAAAAGTTGAAGGTGATGGAGGAGTAGATTCTCTTAATTCTAATTTAAATATTGATGCAGTAGAAAAACATTTAGATAGGCTTAAAAAAGATATTTATCAATTTGGACAATGCGTTAACATGGATACAGATAAATTTGGAGCTAATCCGTCAGGAGTAGCCCTTAAATTTTTATATACTGGACTGGATCTTAAGTGCAATAATTTTGAAAGAAAACTTAAGTCCGCATTTAAAAGTATATTTTGGTTCATATCAGAGTATTTAAAACTGAAAAAGGAAGGGGACTTTGATTGTACTTCAGCAAGAGTGAATTTTAACAGAAGCATAATTGCTAATGAAACAGAAACAATACAAAATTGTCAGAAATCAAAAGGCATAGTAAGTGATAAAACTATAATTGAACATCATCCTTGGGTAAACAATGTGACAGAAGAGGAACAAAGGTTATCAAATAATATGTCTAAAAATTAA
- a CDS encoding helix-turn-helix transcriptional regulator: protein MNFKLIKFRQSLSMSQKDMALALGISVSFYIKIESGERNPSFNFIKKLKRRFNVNIDRIFFENNTHEKCSEKTVKPISSNDVAS, encoded by the coding sequence ATGAATTTTAAATTAATAAAGTTTAGACAATCTTTAAGTATGAGTCAAAAAGATATGGCTCTTGCACTAGGAATATCAGTGTCTTTCTATATTAAAATTGAATCAGGTGAGAGAAATCCAAGCTTTAATTTTATTAAAAAATTAAAGAGAAGGTTTAACGTAAATATAGATAGGATATTTTTTGAAAATAATACACACGAAAAGTGTAGTGAAAAAACAGTGAAACCTATAAGTTCAAATGATGTAGCAAGTTAA
- a CDS encoding ImmA/IrrE family metallo-endopeptidase, which produces MTYDELLKEVQSQGIDVIEMDIGKHKGLYADNIIALSKNIETTKEKACILAEELGHYHKTYGEIIDKKNTSKMKQEKIARNWGYEKLIGIIQLINAFERGIKSKQELAEYLDVTEKFLGQAIQHYREKYGTRYEIDNYIIYFEPTLFIVKIF; this is translated from the coding sequence ATGACATATGACGAACTTCTTAAAGAAGTACAATCGCAAGGTATAGATGTAATCGAAATGGATATAGGAAAACATAAAGGATTATATGCAGATAATATTATAGCATTATCTAAAAACATAGAAACGACAAAAGAGAAAGCATGTATTCTTGCTGAAGAACTAGGTCACTATCATAAAACTTATGGAGAAATAATAGATAAAAAAAACACAAGTAAAATGAAGCAAGAAAAGATAGCTAGAAATTGGGGATATGAAAAGCTTATAGGCATTATCCAATTAATAAATGCCTTTGAAAGAGGTATTAAAAGCAAACAAGAATTAGCCGAATATTTAGACGTTACAGAAAAATTTTTAGGACAAGCTATTCAACATTATAGAGAAAAATATGGTACACGTTATGAAATAGATAATTATATTATCTATTTTGAACCAACATTGTTTATTGTAAAAATATTTTAA
- a CDS encoding ATP-binding protein has product MEALKRILSQVHMTSLNTVEAKYKCKICCDTGWIETKEGYKRCSCYEKERSARLWKKFGVNPVEAKRLSDYVPYDCLTLRVKKRAIEYIKNFNNISFKKENNFGLFGQSGAGKSHIVIAIGAALLNCKNPVQVIYMPYLEAMRQLKANVNDDEFYLKLLSRYNKAKLLIIDDLLKDKVRNGQLIKDKYGNKVGLNEADIKHIIPIINYRYFNHLPTIISTECAPDMLIELDEALAGRILEPCGDNIMFFKGVQYNYRMKKFIKKDRM; this is encoded by the coding sequence GTGGAGGCATTGAAAAGAATATTAAGTCAGGTGCATATGACTTCTCTAAATACAGTGGAAGCTAAATATAAATGTAAAATATGCTGTGATACCGGTTGGATTGAAACAAAGGAAGGCTATAAGAGATGTAGTTGTTATGAAAAAGAACGTAGTGCTAGATTATGGAAGAAATTTGGGGTGAATCCTGTTGAAGCTAAAAGGTTAAGTGATTATGTTCCATATGATTGCTTAACCTTACGGGTTAAAAAAAGGGCTATAGAGTATATAAAAAACTTTAATAATATAAGTTTTAAGAAGGAAAACAACTTTGGATTATTTGGACAGTCTGGTGCTGGAAAAAGTCACATAGTAATTGCTATAGGAGCGGCACTTTTGAATTGTAAAAATCCAGTACAAGTTATTTATATGCCATATCTTGAGGCTATGAGGCAGTTAAAAGCTAATGTAAATGATGATGAATTTTACCTAAAACTTTTAAGCAGATACAATAAAGCTAAGCTGTTGATAATAGATGACTTACTTAAGGACAAGGTTAGAAATGGGCAGCTTATAAAAGACAAGTATGGAAATAAAGTAGGACTTAATGAAGCGGATATAAAACATATAATTCCAATTATAAATTATAGGTATTTTAATCATTTGCCAACAATTATAAGCACAGAATGTGCTCCTGATATGCTTATAGAACTTGATGAAGCACTTGCAGGAAGAATACTTGAACCTTGTGGTGATAATATAATGTTTTTTAAAGGTGTACAGTATAATTACAGAATGAAGAAATTTATTAAGAAGGATAGGATGTAG
- a CDS encoding iron-containing alcohol dehydrogenase — translation MLKSGIYTQLSPVLFGNGTLQQVGKKAKELGMNKILLVTDKKISEIGYAEKVANIIREEDVQVVIWDGVETDCPDYTVAAAAAIGREKSVDGIVGVGGGSTLDSAKAIAAVIPNGDEVLQEIVLYLTGQKNYAIKPLTMLLIPTTSGTGSESTFVSVISSETMQCKIGLPCPPDYAIVDPELTVGCPAFITAFTGMDAFSHANEALTEGKNTPHSDLLAYEAIKLITKWLPIAVKDINNAEARENLALASNFAGIAFNESGVHMGHSTAHALGHIYHIPHGICCALVTPAIIEFAAKTYPEKMKKIGEIMEVTFWSEEPEAIGKAVGDAVRKLCKEIQIPSFKEQGFTKEQILAAKPMIYKEPLCMSFGGTITEQDVVTTLETLYDGYQ, via the coding sequence ATGTTAAAATCAGGAATTTACACACAACTATCACCAGTACTTTTTGGAAATGGAACTTTACAGCAAGTAGGTAAAAAGGCAAAAGAATTGGGTATGAACAAAATATTATTAGTAACAGATAAGAAAATTTCAGAAATTGGTTATGCGGAAAAAGTAGCTAATATTATAAGAGAGGAGGATGTGCAAGTCGTTATATGGGATGGCGTAGAAACAGATTGCCCGGATTATACAGTAGCAGCGGCAGCAGCTATAGGTAGAGAAAAATCAGTTGATGGCATTGTAGGAGTTGGCGGAGGTAGTACGCTTGACAGTGCAAAAGCTATTGCAGCAGTAATTCCAAATGGTGATGAAGTATTACAGGAAATTGTACTTTATTTAACCGGTCAAAAGAATTATGCTATAAAGCCGCTTACAATGCTATTAATTCCTACAACTTCAGGAACAGGTTCAGAGAGTACCTTTGTATCAGTTATTTCTTCGGAAACAATGCAGTGCAAAATTGGACTTCCGTGTCCCCCTGATTATGCAATTGTAGATCCAGAACTTACAGTTGGATGTCCGGCATTTATTACAGCATTTACAGGAATGGATGCATTTTCACATGCCAACGAAGCATTAACGGAAGGAAAAAATACACCACATTCTGATTTGCTAGCTTACGAAGCTATTAAATTAATAACAAAATGGCTGCCAATTGCAGTAAAAGATATAAACAATGCAGAAGCAAGAGAAAATTTAGCTTTAGCAAGTAATTTTGCAGGTATCGCATTTAATGAGTCAGGAGTGCATATGGGACATTCAACAGCACACGCCTTGGGGCATATATACCATATTCCTCATGGTATATGCTGTGCGTTAGTAACTCCAGCTATTATAGAATTTGCTGCTAAAACATATCCTGAGAAAATGAAAAAAATTGGAGAAATTATGGAAGTTACTTTTTGGTCAGAAGAACCAGAAGCAATTGGAAAGGCAGTAGGTGATGCAGTTAGAAAGTTGTGCAAAGAAATCCAAATTCCTTCTTTTAAAGAGCAGGGATTTACAAAGGAACAGATATTAGCTGCAAAACCTATGATTTATAAAGAACCACTATGTATGTCATTTGGAGGAACGATTACGGAACAAGATGTAGTTACAACATTAGAAACTTTATATGACGGTTATCAATAA
- the terS gene encoding phage terminase small subunit gives MPRQRSPNRGKAFEIYKEHNGNIRNRQIANILNISEKTVGWWKNKDKWNYKLNEMLQKGSKKGDQFKNKNLEAQGFFSKIFPPETIGIVEDIMAKDTLDMLWENIIIQYTAIARSQKIMNVKNKKDFTKVLKKEKSTVGENSERLERDYELQFAWDKQAAFLQAQSKAMKTLESMIKQYEELLKGNLATEEQKLRIEKLKIDIKNSNDIGNYDKEGINEFIKATTLSEDEVKELFKDDENEEEKTK, from the coding sequence ATGCCTAGACAAAGGAGTCCAAACAGGGGTAAGGCTTTTGAAATTTATAAAGAACATAATGGAAATATTAGAAATAGACAAATTGCTAATATTTTAAATATATCTGAAAAAACAGTGGGATGGTGGAAAAATAAAGATAAATGGAACTATAAGCTGAATGAAATGTTACAAAAGGGAAGTAAAAAAGGTGATCAGTTTAAAAATAAAAATCTTGAAGCACAAGGTTTTTTTTCTAAGATTTTTCCACCTGAGACTATAGGTATAGTAGAGGATATTATGGCTAAGGATACACTGGATATGCTTTGGGAAAACATAATAATTCAGTATACAGCTATAGCAAGATCACAAAAAATTATGAATGTTAAGAATAAAAAAGATTTCACTAAAGTACTTAAAAAAGAAAAAAGTACTGTGGGAGAAAATTCAGAAAGATTGGAAAGAGATTATGAATTGCAGTTTGCTTGGGATAAGCAGGCAGCATTTTTACAGGCTCAATCAAAGGCAATGAAAACTCTGGAGAGTATGATCAAGCAGTATGAAGAATTATTGAAAGGTAATCTGGCTACAGAGGAACAAAAATTGAGAATTGAGAAATTAAAGATAGATATTAAAAATTCAAATGACATTGGTAATTATGATAAAGAAGGAATTAATGAATTTATTAAGGCTACTACATTAAGTGAGGATGAAGTAAAAGAATTATTTAAGGATGATGAAAATGAGGAAGAAAAAACAAAGTAG
- a CDS encoding phage scaffolding protein, whose amino-acid sequence MPKLSEILGETYFQIPDGIKNKYKDIDLVDSSSCIDKEEYNSLETTKIDIENQLKTANKTIEELKKDNRDNKKLQNIIDQYEKSYKKLKEDSEKKIAEMQFNYALEKALNKSGAKNSRAVKALLDVEKIKLEGESLIGLDKQLKNLKVSDPYLFAENKIVTPKPGDGTSTPGEKYLASQIAKERNKKVKNPYENMWK is encoded by the coding sequence ATGCCGAAGTTGAGTGAAATACTTGGAGAAACATATTTTCAAATACCAGATGGAATAAAGAATAAGTATAAAGACATAGATTTAGTGGATAGTTCAAGCTGCATAGACAAAGAAGAATACAATAGTTTAGAAACAACAAAAATAGATATAGAAAATCAACTTAAAACTGCTAATAAGACTATTGAAGAACTAAAAAAAGATAATAGAGATAATAAAAAACTTCAAAATATAATTGATCAATATGAAAAAAGTTACAAAAAATTGAAAGAAGATAGTGAAAAGAAGATAGCTGAAATGCAATTTAACTATGCTTTAGAAAAAGCTTTAAATAAATCTGGGGCAAAGAATAGTAGAGCTGTTAAAGCTTTGTTAGATGTTGAAAAAATTAAATTAGAAGGAGAATCTCTTATAGGATTAGATAAGCAATTAAAGAATTTAAAAGTATCTGATCCTTATTTATTTGCAGAAAATAAAATAGTTACACCTAAGCCAGGGGATGGAACAAGTACACCAGGAGAAAAATATTTGGCTTCTCAAATAGCTAAAGAAAGAAATAAGAAAGTCAAAAATCCATATGAAAATATGTGGAAATAA
- a CDS encoding DUF4373 domain-containing protein, producing MEYFPLDVDMDQDDKVALIEAQHGIVGFGIVIKLLMKIYKHGYFYEWVEKQQLLFSKRVNVDINLINEIINDCVKWGLFDKKVFETYKVLTSKGIQKRYIEAAGRRQKVKLFKEYLLLDDETISVYKNLVIVYIIPNHEVVNVSINLQNKEEKSTEKERKEQKRKYKNENSLYEKTLELCKYYENLKPGESIKKYFDVLKIFVETYGYGWVKEALKITVSNKKRFIKGYMEKILKNWIMEGKEEKGGGIEKNIKSGAYDFSKYSGS from the coding sequence TTGGAATATTTTCCTTTAGATGTTGACATGGATCAAGACGATAAAGTTGCACTAATAGAAGCACAACATGGAATAGTTGGTTTTGGCATAGTAATTAAGCTATTAATGAAAATTTATAAACATGGATATTTCTACGAGTGGGTGGAAAAACAACAGTTATTGTTTTCAAAGAGAGTTAATGTAGACATTAATTTAATTAATGAAATCATTAATGATTGTGTTAAGTGGGGGTTGTTTGATAAAAAGGTTTTTGAAACCTATAAAGTACTTACTTCAAAAGGAATCCAAAAGCGTTATATAGAAGCAGCAGGTAGAAGACAGAAGGTAAAATTATTCAAAGAATATTTGCTTTTGGATGATGAAACCATTAGTGTATACAAAAATTTAGTTATTGTATACATTATCCCCAACCACGAGGTAGTTAATGTAAGCATTAATCTTCAAAATAAAGAAGAGAAAAGTACAGAAAAAGAAAGAAAAGAACAGAAAAGAAAATATAAAAATGAAAATTCTCTTTATGAAAAAACATTAGAACTCTGTAAGTATTATGAAAATTTAAAGCCCGGTGAGAGTATAAAAAAATATTTTGATGTTTTAAAAATTTTTGTAGAAACTTATGGATATGGCTGGGTTAAAGAAGCACTAAAAATAACGGTAAGTAACAAGAAGAGATTTATTAAGGGGTACATGGAAAAAATATTAAAAAATTGGATTATGGAAGGAAAGGAGGAGAAAGGTGGAGGCATTGAAAAGAATATTAAGTCAGGTGCATATGACTTCTCTAAATACAGTGGAAGCTAA
- a CDS encoding helix-turn-helix domain-containing protein, which produces MFGEKLRKLRTSKHMTQQELAKILRISSSTIGMYEQNRRSPDIETLKIIADYFQCSTDYLLDKEKDLEDINFPNRLKELRLEKGLTQIELSKYLNIDKTTYTHYEKGTIAPDIKTLKSLANYFNVSVDYLLRNSNDKVVPNYKNDTPSEKISKLIKENNIRTLAAHFDGKDITDDDVEDIKNFIEFVVEKRKKRGKND; this is translated from the coding sequence ATGTTTGGAGAAAAATTAAGAAAATTAAGAACCAGCAAACACATGACACAACAAGAGCTTGCAAAAATTTTAAGAATTTCTTCTAGCACTATCGGTATGTATGAACAAAATAGAAGGTCGCCAGACATAGAGACATTAAAGATAATAGCTGATTATTTTCAATGTTCTACTGATTATCTGCTTGATAAAGAAAAAGATTTAGAAGATATAAATTTTCCTAATCGATTAAAAGAGTTAAGACTAGAAAAGGGATTAACCCAAATTGAATTAAGTAAATATTTGAATATAGACAAAACAACTTATACCCATTATGAAAAGGGTACAATAGCCCCCGATATAAAAACGCTAAAATCATTAGCTAACTATTTCAATGTATCAGTTGATTATTTACTTAGAAATTCAAATGACAAAGTTGTCCCTAATTATAAAAATGACACACCATCTGAAAAAATATCAAAATTAATAAAAGAAAATAACATAAGAACATTAGCAGCACATTTTGATGGCAAAGATATAACAGATGATGATGTTGAAGATATAAAAAATTTTATAGAATTTGTTGTTGAGAAAAGAAAGAAAAGGGGGAAAAACGACTAA